A single region of the Bacteroides luhongzhouii genome encodes:
- a CDS encoding acyl-CoA carboxylase subunit beta encodes MKELINNLEELNRKAEKGGGDARIEKQHSVGKLTARERIDLLLEKGSFIELDKLVTHRCTDFGMEKQKFAGDGVVTGYGMIGKRLVYVFAQDFTVFGGALSETHAKKICKVMDMAMQMGAPIIGLNDSGGARIQEGVRSLAGYAEIFLRNSMASGVIPQISAIMGPCAGGAVYSPALTDFILMVKNSGYMFITGPDVVRSVTQEEVTKEELGGVGVHMTKSGVAHLSAENDIECINYIRELISYLPGNNMEEPPFVATNDSPTRLTPELANLIPTNPNQPYNIKEMIEAVADDNSFFELQAEYAANIVTGYIRLNGKTVGVVANQPLVLAGTLDINASVKAARFVRFCDAFNIPLLTLVDVPGFLPGIDQEYGGIIRNGAKLLYAYCEATVPKVTVITRKAYGGAYDVMSSKHIRGDVNLAFPTAEIAVMGPDGAVNILFHKEIDKAGKPDEKRKELQDDYRGKFANPYRAAELGYVDEVIDPAVTRLRLIRSFEMLANKRQSNPPKKHSNLPL; translated from the coding sequence ATGAAAGAGCTTATTAACAACCTGGAAGAACTGAACAGGAAAGCAGAAAAAGGCGGCGGAGACGCTCGCATTGAAAAACAACATTCTGTGGGCAAACTGACTGCCCGTGAACGCATCGATTTATTATTGGAGAAAGGTTCGTTTATCGAACTGGATAAGTTGGTAACCCACCGGTGTACCGATTTCGGTATGGAAAAGCAGAAATTTGCCGGAGACGGGGTAGTGACGGGATACGGTATGATTGGCAAGCGCCTGGTTTATGTCTTTGCACAGGATTTCACCGTATTTGGTGGAGCCCTTTCGGAAACGCACGCTAAGAAAATTTGTAAAGTGATGGACATGGCTATGCAGATGGGAGCGCCTATCATCGGACTGAATGACTCGGGCGGTGCACGAATTCAGGAAGGGGTACGTTCTTTGGCCGGATATGCCGAGATATTCCTGCGCAACTCTATGGCATCCGGAGTGATTCCGCAGATTAGCGCAATCATGGGACCTTGTGCCGGAGGTGCGGTTTATTCTCCTGCATTGACTGATTTTATCCTGATGGTGAAAAATTCCGGTTATATGTTTATTACAGGACCGGATGTGGTGAGAAGTGTAACACAGGAAGAAGTCACTAAAGAGGAGCTCGGCGGAGTAGGCGTGCACATGACAAAGTCCGGGGTAGCCCATCTTTCTGCGGAGAATGATATTGAGTGTATCAATTATATTCGTGAATTGATTTCCTATCTGCCGGGAAATAATATGGAAGAGCCTCCGTTTGTAGCTACAAACGATTCGCCGACCCGTCTGACTCCGGAACTGGCTAATTTGATTCCAACCAATCCGAATCAGCCGTATAATATAAAAGAAATGATTGAAGCAGTGGCTGATGATAATAGTTTCTTCGAACTTCAGGCAGAATATGCAGCGAATATTGTGACCGGCTATATCCGGCTGAATGGAAAAACAGTGGGGGTGGTGGCCAATCAGCCATTGGTACTTGCAGGTACACTGGATATTAACGCATCTGTCAAAGCTGCCCGTTTTGTCCGCTTCTGCGATGCTTTCAATATCCCCTTGTTGACATTGGTAGATGTGCCGGGATTCCTTCCGGGAATTGATCAGGAATATGGTGGAATTATCCGTAACGGGGCGAAATTACTTTATGCTTATTGTGAGGCCACAGTGCCGAAAGTTACGGTTATTACCCGCAAAGCATACGGTGGCGCTTATGATGTGATGAGCTCCAAGCATATCCGTGGAGATGTCAATCTTGCTTTCCCTACTGCCGAAATAGCGGTGATGGGGCCGGATGGAGCTGTGAATATCCTTTTCCATAAGGAAATAGATAAAGCCGGGAAACCCGACGAGAAACGGAAAGAACTTCAGGATGATTATCGCGGGAAGTTTGCCAATCCTTACCGGGCAGCGGAATTGGGATATGTGGACGAAGTGATTGATCCGGCGGTAACTCGTTTGCGGTTGATTCGAAGTTTCGAGATGCTTGCCAACAAACGGCAATCGAATCCTCCTAAGAAACATTCTAATTTACCGTTGTAA
- a CDS encoding AAA family ATPase: protein MNWKLIEDKSWCSLERQFEWVREMNVVPQDTRYHAEGSVAEHTRMVLEALRQSSAYHTLSTLEKEIIWTSALLHDVEKRSTSVDEGEGRVSAKGHARKGEYTARTILYRDCPAPFHIREQIASLVRYHGLPVWLMEKPDSVKKLCEASLRVDTSLLKMLADADVRGRICEDKNELLEAVELFEIFCREQDCWSKPREFATDCARFHYFHAEDSYIDYIPHEQFKCEVTILSGLPGMGKDYYIQSAGMDMPVVSLDAIRRKYKLSPTDKSANGRVVQMAKEEARTYLRKGQDFVWNATNITRQMRAQLIDLFVDYGAKVKIVYLEQPYHTWRQQNKSREYALPESVLDKMLDKLEVPLLTEAHEVIYHVV from the coding sequence ATGAATTGGAAATTGATAGAAGATAAATCATGGTGCTCACTCGAACGACAGTTCGAGTGGGTACGGGAAATGAATGTCGTCCCGCAGGATACTCGTTATCATGCGGAGGGAAGTGTGGCCGAGCATACCCGTATGGTGTTGGAAGCATTGCGGCAGTCTTCTGCTTATCATACTCTCTCCACCTTGGAGAAAGAAATTATTTGGACATCTGCATTGTTGCATGATGTTGAAAAGCGTTCGACTTCCGTGGATGAAGGAGAGGGACGGGTATCTGCTAAAGGTCATGCCAGAAAAGGAGAGTACACTGCCCGTACTATTTTATACCGGGATTGTCCAGCTCCGTTCCATATCCGGGAACAGATTGCGTCTTTAGTCCGGTATCATGGATTGCCTGTTTGGCTGATGGAGAAGCCGGATTCTGTAAAGAAACTCTGTGAAGCTTCTTTACGGGTAGATACTTCATTGCTGAAGATGTTGGCTGACGCTGATGTCAGAGGGCGTATTTGTGAAGATAAGAATGAACTGTTGGAAGCTGTGGAACTGTTTGAGATTTTCTGCCGCGAACAAGATTGTTGGAGTAAACCGAGAGAGTTTGCCACAGATTGTGCACGCTTTCATTATTTCCATGCAGAAGACAGCTATATTGATTATATTCCTCACGAACAGTTTAAATGTGAAGTGACGATTTTGTCAGGACTTCCGGGAATGGGGAAAGACTATTATATCCAATCTGCTGGTATGGATATGCCGGTGGTGAGTTTGGACGCCATTCGTCGAAAGTACAAATTGAGTCCCACAGATAAGTCGGCGAATGGACGGGTAGTGCAAATGGCGAAGGAAGAAGCCAGGACGTATCTTCGTAAAGGACAGGATTTTGTTTGGAATGCTACTAACATAACTCGTCAGATGCGTGCCCAACTGATTGATTTGTTTGTTGATTATGGTGCGAAAGTGAAGATAGTCTATCTGGAACAGCCATATCACACTTGGCGTCAACAAAATAAAAGCAGGGAATATGCACTTCCTGAATCTGTATTGGATAAGATGTTGGATAAGCTGGAGGTTCCTCTACTGACGGAAGCACATGAAGTGATCTATCATGTGGTATAA
- a CDS encoding biotin/lipoyl-containing protein, which yields MGTTLATYYAKLQDMPDSEYKVEILEDGPIKKIAVNGKIYEVDYNMGGDSIHSIIIDHHSHGVQISPSSNNSYTIMNKGELYQIELQGEMEKIHNARTAAESVGRQVVQAPMPGVILKTYVKKGDSVKRGDPLCVLVAMKMENEIRSVTDGVVKEVFVEDGMKVGLNDRIMVIE from the coding sequence ATGGGTACAACATTAGCTACATATTACGCCAAGCTTCAGGACATGCCAGACAGTGAATATAAGGTGGAAATACTGGAGGACGGACCAATCAAGAAGATTGCAGTCAATGGCAAAATATATGAGGTCGATTATAACATGGGTGGCGACTCTATCCATTCGATCATCATCGATCATCACTCGCATGGAGTGCAAATTTCTCCTTCTTCCAATAATTCATATACGATTATGAATAAAGGAGAACTTTATCAGATTGAATTGCAGGGAGAAATGGAGAAGATACATAATGCCCGCACAGCAGCTGAATCCGTAGGGCGTCAGGTGGTACAGGCACCGATGCCGGGAGTAATACTGAAGACGTATGTGAAGAAAGGAGACAGTGTGAAACGTGGCGATCCGCTTTGTGTATTGGTGGCAATGAAGATGGAGAATGAGATACGTTCGGTGACGGATGGAGTAGTCAAAGAAGTATTTGTGGAAGATGGCATGAAGGTGGGATTGAACGACCGGATCATGGTAATTGAATGA
- a CDS encoding DUF3575 domain-containing protein — translation MRTIKILLAAGFLLVFGTSIHAQVQRNETYLPKFAIKTNALYWATSTPNLGIEVGLAKKLTLDISGNYNPWKFGDDRQIKHWLVQPELRYWLCERFNGSFFGLHGHYGEMNVSNLNIFGMGHDRYDGNLYGAGISYGYQWIISRRWSMEATIGVGYARLEYDKYARDCKCEKLGHNTRNYFGPTKIGLSFIYVIK, via the coding sequence ATGAGAACAATTAAAATCTTATTAGCAGCCGGTTTCCTGCTCGTGTTCGGTACAAGCATCCATGCACAGGTACAACGGAATGAAACCTATCTACCCAAATTTGCCATCAAGACCAATGCTCTCTATTGGGCAACTTCCACTCCCAACTTAGGAATCGAAGTTGGACTGGCAAAGAAACTGACGCTCGACATATCCGGTAACTACAATCCATGGAAGTTCGGTGATGACCGTCAAATCAAACACTGGCTCGTCCAGCCGGAATTGCGCTACTGGCTCTGCGAGCGTTTCAATGGAAGTTTCTTCGGTTTGCACGGACATTACGGAGAAATGAATGTCAGCAATCTGAATATATTCGGAATGGGGCACGACCGTTACGATGGCAACCTGTACGGAGCTGGTATTTCCTACGGATACCAATGGATCATAAGCAGACGCTGGAGCATGGAAGCAACCATCGGAGTGGGATATGCCCGTCTGGAATATGATAAATATGCCCGTGATTGTAAATGTGAAAAGCTGGGACATAACACCCGCAATTATTTCGGTCCGACTAAAATCGGCCTTAGCTTCATTTATGTCATCAAATAA
- the accC gene encoding acetyl-CoA carboxylase biotin carboxylase subunit: MIKKILVANRGEIAMRIFRTCRVMNIATVAVYTHVDRGALHVRYAEEAYCISESPEDTSYLKPELILSIAKKTGAAIHPGYGFLSENADFARRCEEEGVIFIGPSADIISKMGIKTEARKIMREAGLPIVPGTETPVQGIDEVKKVANEVGYPIMLKALAGGGGKGMRLVRTEEEVETALRLSQSEAGTSFGNDAVYIEKYIENPHHIEVQIMGDKYGNVVHLYERECSIQRRNQKVIEESPSPFVKEETRKKMLKVAVEACKKIGYYSAGTLEFMMDKDQNFYFLEMNTRLQVEHPVTEECTGVDLVRDMITVAAGNPLPYKQDDIQFSGAAIECRIYAEDPENNFMPSPGVITVREAPEGRNLRLDSAAYAGFEVSLHYDPMIAKLCCWGRTRTSAISNMARALREYKILGIKTTIPFHQRVLKNAAFLKGEYDTTFIDTRFDKEDLKRRQNTDPTVAVIAAAVRHYEREKEAASRATTLPVVGESLWKYYGKLQMTANNY; this comes from the coding sequence ATGATAAAGAAAATATTAGTAGCCAACCGCGGTGAAATAGCGATGCGAATCTTTCGTACTTGTCGGGTGATGAATATCGCAACGGTTGCTGTGTATACCCATGTAGACCGCGGAGCTTTGCATGTACGTTATGCGGAAGAAGCCTATTGCATCTCCGAATCGCCCGAAGATACTTCCTACCTGAAGCCGGAATTGATATTGTCCATTGCCAAAAAGACCGGAGCGGCTATTCATCCGGGATATGGTTTCCTGTCGGAGAATGCGGATTTTGCCCGCCGTTGTGAAGAAGAAGGAGTGATTTTTATCGGACCGAGTGCGGACATTATTTCCAAAATGGGAATCAAGACAGAAGCTCGTAAGATTATGCGTGAAGCAGGGTTACCCATTGTTCCCGGAACCGAGACACCCGTGCAGGGGATTGATGAAGTGAAGAAGGTGGCCAATGAAGTGGGGTATCCCATTATGCTGAAAGCACTTGCCGGAGGCGGAGGAAAAGGAATGCGCTTGGTACGTACGGAGGAGGAAGTGGAAACGGCTCTTCGTTTGTCGCAATCCGAAGCGGGGACCTCTTTTGGCAATGATGCGGTATATATTGAGAAATACATCGAGAACCCGCATCATATTGAAGTTCAGATCATGGGAGATAAATATGGAAATGTGGTCCATCTTTACGAACGTGAATGTTCTATTCAGCGTCGTAACCAAAAAGTGATTGAGGAAAGTCCTTCCCCTTTTGTGAAAGAAGAGACGAGAAAGAAAATGTTGAAGGTTGCTGTGGAAGCCTGTAAGAAAATAGGTTATTACAGTGCCGGGACATTGGAGTTTATGATGGATAAAGACCAAAATTTCTATTTCCTCGAGATGAATACTCGTTTGCAGGTAGAACATCCTGTGACGGAGGAGTGTACGGGAGTTGACCTGGTTCGGGATATGATAACAGTTGCCGCCGGAAATCCGTTACCTTATAAACAGGATGATATTCAGTTTAGCGGAGCTGCTATCGAATGTCGTATTTATGCGGAAGATCCGGAGAATAACTTTATGCCTTCTCCCGGGGTGATTACTGTTCGTGAAGCTCCCGAAGGGCGTAACCTGCGTCTTGACAGTGCCGCCTATGCCGGATTCGAAGTCTCTCTGCATTATGACCCGATGATTGCGAAACTCTGTTGTTGGGGACGTACCCGTACTTCTGCCATTTCCAATATGGCACGTGCTTTGCGCGAGTATAAGATTTTGGGAATTAAAACAACGATTCCTTTCCATCAACGTGTATTGAAGAATGCAGCTTTCCTGAAAGGCGAATATGATACAACGTTTATTGATACGCGCTTTGATAAGGAAGATTTGAAACGCCGTCAGAATACCGATCCGACAGTGGCTGTCATTGCTGCCGCAGTGAGACACTACGAACGGGAGAAGGAAGCGGCTTCCCGTGCTACAACACTTCCGGTGGTGGGCGAATCGCTCTGGAAGTATTATGGTAAATTGCAGATGACTGCTAATAATTATTGA
- a CDS encoding DUF3868 domain-containing protein — translation MKRKLIYLFIAFAAAILPAHAQKFLNDALTLSNVSLWQQGNSLYVGMTFDMKNLTIGSARSLSLTPLLTDGQHNVPLQEIIINGKRREKAYIRGLAITKQEPTAIIVPYNKRETFNYTQVIPYKSWMANASLQLVENLCGCGNYQEMNAQELITNDVSTEAKRLSAMSPIIAYIQPTVEVVKNRSEQYEAHLDFPVNKSVILTDFMNNHAELVNIHAMFDKIQNDRNLTVKGISIEGFASPEGPLAFNEQLSKKRAEALKDYLVKNEKVSSKLYKVTFGGENWDGLVKALQSSSMKDKETFLNIIKNTTDDAKRKQEIMRVGGGAPYRTMLKEIYPGLRKVNCKIDYTVVNFDVEQGRIIIRENPKYLSLNEMYQVANSYPKGSKDFVNVFDIAVRMYPTDAVANLNAGAVALSQKDLNAAVKFMEKADHSTAEFINNTGVYNFLNGDINRAMAAFEQAAKLGNEAALANLKQLQQILSVKMK, via the coding sequence ATGAAAAGAAAACTTATTTATCTATTTATAGCTTTCGCAGCCGCCATCCTACCGGCTCATGCACAAAAATTCCTGAATGACGCGCTCACTCTTTCGAACGTATCTTTATGGCAACAAGGTAACTCTCTCTATGTTGGCATGACTTTCGATATGAAGAACCTGACGATAGGTTCCGCACGAAGTTTAAGTCTGACCCCACTGCTGACAGACGGGCAACATAACGTTCCTCTTCAGGAAATCATCATCAATGGCAAAAGACGCGAAAAAGCATATATCCGCGGATTGGCAATCACCAAACAAGAACCAACCGCTATCATCGTTCCTTATAATAAAAGGGAAACTTTCAATTATACACAGGTAATTCCTTATAAATCCTGGATGGCTAATGCCAGCTTGCAGCTGGTAGAGAATCTATGCGGATGCGGCAATTATCAGGAAATGAACGCACAGGAGCTGATTACCAATGATGTATCTACCGAAGCCAAACGTTTAAGTGCCATGTCGCCTATCATTGCCTATATCCAGCCAACCGTAGAAGTGGTTAAAAACCGCAGCGAACAATATGAGGCTCATCTGGATTTCCCGGTCAACAAATCGGTGATTCTTACCGATTTCATGAACAATCATGCCGAATTGGTAAATATCCATGCCATGTTTGACAAAATACAGAATGACCGGAACCTGACCGTAAAAGGTATCAGTATCGAAGGCTTCGCCTCACCGGAAGGCCCCCTTGCCTTCAATGAGCAACTTTCTAAAAAACGTGCGGAAGCTTTGAAAGATTATCTGGTCAAGAATGAAAAAGTATCTTCCAAACTATATAAAGTGACTTTTGGTGGTGAGAACTGGGATGGATTGGTAAAAGCGCTTCAGTCTTCTTCAATGAAGGATAAGGAAACGTTCCTGAACATTATCAAGAATACGACTGACGACGCCAAACGTAAACAGGAAATTATGCGTGTAGGTGGCGGAGCTCCTTACCGTACCATGCTGAAGGAGATTTATCCGGGACTGCGTAAAGTGAATTGCAAAATCGACTACACCGTTGTTAACTTCGATGTTGAACAAGGACGCATCATTATCCGGGAAAATCCGAAATACCTTAGTCTGAACGAAATGTATCAGGTAGCCAACAGCTATCCGAAAGGCAGCAAGGATTTCGTTAATGTATTCGATATTGCCGTACGTATGTATCCGACTGATGCCGTAGCCAATCTGAATGCAGGAGCTGTCGCATTATCACAAAAAGACTTGAATGCAGCAGTAAAGTTTATGGAAAAAGCCGACCACAGCACTGCTGAATTCATCAACAATACCGGAGTCTACAATTTCCTTAACGGGGACATTAACCGTGCCATGGCTGCATTCGAGCAGGCAGCAAAGCTAGGTAACGAAGCTGCGCTGGCCAACTTAAAACAATTACAACAAATTCTTAGCGTGAAGATGAAATAA
- a CDS encoding L-lactate permease: protein MTLILAIIPVLLLIILMAFFKMPGDRSSIISLIVTMLIAIFGFAFSVDNLFYSFLYGALKAVSPILIIILMAIFSYNVLLKTEKMEIIKQQFASISTDKSIQVLLLTWGFGGLLEAMAGFGTAVAIPAAILISLGFKPIFSATVSLIANSVATAFGAIGTPVLVLAKETNLDVLHLSTNVVLQLSVLMFLIPLVLLFLTDSKLKSLPKNIFLALLVGGVSLVSQYLAAKYMGAESPAIIGSILSIIVIVLYGKLTASKEEKARKSHLKTKDILNAWSIYLLILFLIILTSPLFPGLRHTLENNWITRISLPINASTVNYTISWLTHAGVLLFIGTFIGGLIQGAKVKDLFIVLWNTVKQLKKTFITVICLVGLSTIMDSAGMIAVIATALATATGSLYPLFAPVIGCLGTFITGSDTSSNILFGKLQASVAGQIHVSPDWLSAANTVGATGGKIISPQSIAIATSAGNQQGKEGEILKAAIPYALVYVAITGIIVYIFS from the coding sequence ATGACCTTGATCCTTGCCATTATTCCGGTGTTACTGTTGATTATACTAATGGCATTCTTTAAAATGCCGGGTGACAGAAGTAGTATCATTTCTCTGATCGTGACGATGCTAATTGCTATTTTCGGCTTCGCTTTTTCAGTAGACAATCTGTTTTACTCCTTTTTATATGGGGCATTAAAAGCCGTCTCTCCTATCTTAATCATTATTCTGATGGCTATTTTCAGTTATAACGTATTGTTGAAAACAGAAAAGATGGAGATTATCAAACAGCAATTCGCTTCTATTTCTACCGATAAAAGTATTCAGGTGTTATTACTGACTTGGGGATTCGGGGGACTACTGGAAGCGATGGCCGGCTTCGGGACAGCAGTTGCTATTCCGGCAGCCATTCTTATCAGTCTGGGATTTAAGCCTATCTTTTCGGCAACCGTAAGTTTGATTGCCAACAGTGTAGCCACAGCTTTCGGAGCGATCGGGACTCCGGTATTGGTGCTGGCCAAAGAAACGAATCTGGATGTATTGCATCTTAGCACGAATGTCGTATTGCAGTTATCCGTTTTGATGTTCCTGATTCCGCTGGTTTTGCTTTTCCTTACTGACTCCAAACTTAAATCACTTCCCAAAAATATATTTCTTGCCTTATTAGTAGGCGGAGTCTCTTTAGTCAGCCAATATCTGGCTGCCAAGTATATGGGTGCTGAGTCTCCGGCCATTATCGGCAGTATTCTTTCGATTATCGTGATTGTTCTTTATGGAAAACTGACTGCCTCTAAAGAAGAGAAAGCACGGAAAAGCCATCTGAAAACAAAAGATATACTGAATGCATGGAGCATCTATTTACTGATTCTATTTTTAATTATTCTAACCAGTCCCCTCTTCCCGGGATTGCGTCATACATTAGAGAATAACTGGATAACCCGAATCAGTTTGCCCATCAATGCTTCCACCGTCAATTATACCATTTCCTGGCTGACTCATGCCGGAGTATTGCTTTTCATCGGAACTTTTATCGGTGGATTGATTCAAGGGGCTAAAGTAAAAGACTTGTTCATCGTTCTTTGGAATACAGTGAAGCAATTAAAGAAAACATTCATCACAGTGATCTGCCTTGTGGGATTATCCACAATCATGGATAGTGCCGGAATGATTGCCGTGATTGCCACGGCACTGGCTACGGCTACAGGAAGTTTGTACCCGCTGTTTGCTCCGGTCATCGGTTGCCTAGGAACGTTTATCACCGGAAGCGACACCTCTTCCAACATCCTTTTCGGAAAGTTGCAAGCAAGTGTTGCAGGGCAAATTCATGTTAGTCCGGATTGGCTGTCTGCTGCAAATACAGTAGGTGCTACAGGGGGTAAGATTATCTCCCCGCAAAGTATTGCTATCGCCACTTCTGCGGGAAACCAACAGGGAAAAGAAGGGGAAATACTGAAAGCGGCTATTCCATATGCGTTGGTATATGTGGCGATTACCGGAATTATTGTTTATATTTTCAGTTAA
- a CDS encoding hybrid sensor histidine kinase/response regulator, which translates to MNNEQTQEVLLEQLETLKKENEQLKKELSILRNENYTNHPVSFKEKYAVRILDSLLDMLTVFNQKEVGIEVVSSEETNHVGISNKDFKGMYMQEMVPPEAYQNIHSNMRQAVSTGTVSTAHHELDFNGERHYYENRIFPLDEEYVLIMCRDITEKVATQRQLEVFKSVLDKVSDSILAVSEDGTLVYANKQFIEEYGVTQQMGTQKIYDLPVSMTTEEAWEKRLQEIRDNDGSFAYRAAYVRKGEDKERVHQVSTFLIRENDQELTWFFTQDITDVIKKRDELRELNLLLDGILNNIPVYLFVKDPENDFRYLYWNKAFADHSGIPASKAIGHTDYEIFPMHGDAEKFRKDDLELLQTHKRIDMQETYFSANGEARIVQTLKALVPMEGRKPLLIGISWDITNLQNIEQELIKARIKAEQSDQLKSAFLANMSHEIRTPLNAIVGFSQLLPVAETAEEKKLYSGIINQNSDILLQLINDILDLSKIEAGTLEYIKRPMNLGEVCRTIYAVHKERVKEGVTLVFDNEKEDLLMEGDQNRIMQVITNFLTNASKFTYEGEIRLGFERTDKNIRVYVEDTGIGIEPEKVDHIFERFVKLNSFAQGTGLGLSICQMIIEKIGGEIGVTSELGKGSTFYFTIPYEEAGELGKIFKMSKTESKGNTVNRVQQIKKILVAEDVESNFILLKNLIGREYTLLWAKDGVEAIEMYKQYQPDLILMDIKMPRMDGLEATHIIRSYSKEIPIIALTAYAFETDKDLALEMGCNDFVTKPIAERALRKALDKYSTIV; encoded by the coding sequence ATGAACAACGAACAAACCCAAGAAGTATTATTAGAACAGCTGGAAACGCTAAAGAAGGAAAATGAGCAGCTCAAAAAGGAGCTTTCTATTCTTAGGAATGAGAATTATACCAATCATCCCGTTAGTTTCAAAGAAAAATATGCTGTCAGGATTCTGGACTCTCTGCTGGATATGCTGACTGTCTTCAATCAGAAGGAAGTAGGCATTGAAGTTGTTTCCAGTGAAGAAACCAATCATGTTGGCATATCAAACAAAGATTTTAAGGGAATGTATATGCAGGAGATGGTGCCACCGGAAGCATATCAGAATATTCACTCCAATATGCGTCAAGCTGTCAGCACCGGAACTGTTTCAACCGCACATCATGAATTGGATTTTAATGGTGAACGTCATTATTACGAAAACCGTATTTTTCCGTTGGATGAGGAATATGTACTGATCATGTGCCGTGATATAACGGAGAAAGTAGCTACACAAAGGCAGTTGGAAGTTTTCAAGAGTGTACTCGATAAAGTGAGTGACAGTATTCTTGCTGTATCAGAAGATGGGACATTGGTTTATGCGAATAAGCAATTTATAGAAGAATACGGAGTTACCCAGCAAATGGGGACACAAAAAATATATGATTTGCCCGTCTCTATGACAACAGAAGAGGCTTGGGAAAAACGTCTTCAGGAAATACGTGATAATGATGGCAGTTTTGCTTATCGTGCTGCCTATGTGCGGAAAGGTGAAGACAAGGAGCGGGTGCATCAGGTGTCTACTTTCTTAATTCGTGAGAATGATCAGGAACTGACTTGGTTCTTTACGCAGGATATCACTGATGTTATAAAGAAACGAGATGAACTTCGAGAACTGAACCTGTTGTTGGATGGTATTTTAAATAATATTCCGGTCTATTTGTTTGTGAAAGACCCGGAAAATGATTTTAGGTATTTGTATTGGAACAAAGCATTTGCCGACCATTCGGGTATTCCGGCATCTAAAGCTATCGGGCATACGGATTATGAGATATTTCCGATGCATGGAGACGCGGAGAAATTCCGTAAAGATGATTTGGAATTACTTCAGACTCATAAGCGTATTGATATGCAGGAAACCTATTTTTCCGCAAACGGGGAAGCGCGTATCGTACAGACATTAAAGGCACTTGTTCCGATGGAAGGACGCAAACCATTGCTGATTGGTATCTCTTGGGATATTACTAATCTCCAGAATATTGAGCAGGAACTGATAAAGGCAAGGATTAAGGCGGAGCAATCCGACCAATTGAAAAGTGCTTTCCTTGCTAATATGAGCCATGAAATCCGGACACCACTGAATGCTATTGTAGGATTCTCTCAATTATTGCCTGTTGCTGAAACTGCTGAAGAGAAGAAACTTTATTCGGGTATTATCAATCAAAATTCGGATATTTTATTGCAACTGATCAATGATATTCTGGATTTATCGAAGATAGAAGCAGGGACATTGGAATATATCAAGCGTCCTATGAATCTGGGAGAAGTTTGCCGGACGATTTATGCTGTTCATAAAGAACGTGTGAAAGAAGGGGTAACTCTTGTTTTTGATAATGAGAAGGAAGATCTGCTCATGGAGGGAGATCAGAACCGTATCATGCAAGTGATAACGAATTTTCTGACTAATGCGAGTAAGTTTACCTATGAAGGAGAGATTCGTTTGGGTTTTGAGCGGACGGACAAAAATATTCGTGTGTATGTGGAGGATACGGGCATAGGAATAGAGCCGGAAAAGGTAGATCATATCTTCGAGCGTTTTGTCAAACTGAACTCTTTCGCTCAAGGCACAGGATTAGGGTTATCTATCTGTCAGATGATTATCGAAAAGATCGGTGGAGAAATAGGGGTGACTTCTGAACTGGGTAAAGGCTCTACATTCTATTTCACGATTCCTTATGAAGAAGCCGGAGAACTCGGCAAAATCTTTAAAATGTCAAAGACAGAATCTAAAGGAAATACTGTAAATCGTGTGCAACAAATCAAGAAGATTTTAGTGGCGGAAGATGTGGAAAGTAATTTTATCCTGCTGAAGAATCTGATCGGCAGGGAATATACACTGCTTTGGGCTAAGGATGGAGTGGAAGCCATCGAAATGTATAAGCAGTATCAGCCGGACTTAATTCTGATGGATATAAAAATGCCACGCATGGATGGATTGGAAGCAACGCATATCATTCGTTCTTATTCCAAAGAGATTCCTATTATTGCTTTGACGGCTTATGCTTTTGAAACGGATAAAGATTTGGCTTTGGAGATGGGATGCAATGATTTTGTGACTAAACCCATTGCGGAAAGAGCATTGAGAAAGGCTTTGGATAAATATTCGACTATCGTTTAA